The window CGCGAAGTCGCGGAGATCACCGACCTCACATCGTTGCTCGATACCGAAGCGCGCAGCCTGACCGTCGGCGGCATGAAACGCCTCGAAGTGGCGCGCGCGCTCGCCACGCGTCCGCGCGCGCTCCTGCTCGACGAAGTGATGGCCGGCCTCAATCCCGCCGACATCGCGCGCGCGATCAGCATGGTGCGGCGCATCCGCGAATCGGGCATCGCCGTGCTGATGATCGAGCACATGATGCAGGCGACGATGGCGCTGTCGGACCGCATCATCGTCATCAATGCCGGGCGCATGCTGAAGGAAGGGAAGCCGTCCGATGTCGTCAACGATCCTGAGGTGATTCAGGCCTATCTCGGCAAGGGGTATCTCGATGCTCAAGCTGCATAACGTCTCGGCCGGCTACGGCAAGAGCGAAGTTCTGCGCGGCGTCTCGCTCGATGTGCAGGAAGGCGAGATCGTCACGCTCGTCGGCGCGAACGGCGCGGGCAAGACCACGACCCTGAAGACGCTGTGCGGCATCGTCGCGGCGCGCGGCGGCAGCATCACGTTTCAGGGACAGGAGCTCGTCGGCAGATCGTCGCACGACATCGTCGCGATGGGTGTCACGATGATTCCGGAAGGCCGTCAGCTTTTCCCTTTCCTGAGCGTCGAAGAGAACCTGCTGATGGGCGCGTTTCGTCACGCCGCACGCGGCGGGCGGCGCGAACGCATAGACGAAGTGCTCGAACTCTTTCCGCGCGTGCGCGAGCGTCTCACGCAGCTGGCCGGATCGCTGTCGGGCGGCGAGCAGCAAATGGTCGCCATTGCGCGCGGCATGATGTCCGCGCCAAAGCTCTTGATCTTCGACGAACCGTCGCTCGGCCTTTCGCCCCTGCTCGTCGAGCAGATGTTCGAAGTGGTCGGCACGGTGGCGGCGCGCGGCGTGACGGTGCTGCTCGTCGAACAGAACGTGTTCCATACGCTCAAGCTCGCGAACCGCGGATACGTGCTGGAAAACGGCGCCATCGCGCTTTCCGGAACGGGCGCAGAATTGCTCGATAGTCCCCACGTGCGGCGCGCCTATCTCGGTCATTGATTCGCCGATCCGACGCATCGCATTCAGAAACCACGGAGAAAAACTCATGCATACCGAAGTGAAGCCCGACGAACAGGTCATCGCCTACCAGTTGCAGCAAGTGCCGTACATGTCGAAGGATCTCGTGCACGGCGGCGTCATGACCGCCTGGCTCGAAGACGACAAGCTGTGGGTCCCCGCGACCGAAACCGTGTCGTTCAAGCCGCTCATCCTCAACGCGAGCCAGGGCTATTACGTGAATCTGCTGCGCGTGCGCGGCAGCGGGGTCGTGTCGCGTCATCGTCATAGCGGCGCCGTTCATGCGATGGTGCTCAAGGGCCGCTGGTACT is drawn from Caballeronia sp. NK8 and contains these coding sequences:
- a CDS encoding ABC transporter ATP-binding protein; the protein is MLKLHNVSAGYGKSEVLRGVSLDVQEGEIVTLVGANGAGKTTTLKTLCGIVAARGGSITFQGQELVGRSSHDIVAMGVTMIPEGRQLFPFLSVEENLLMGAFRHAARGGRRERIDEVLELFPRVRERLTQLAGSLSGGEQQMVAIARGMMSAPKLLIFDEPSLGLSPLLVEQMFEVVGTVAARGVTVLLVEQNVFHTLKLANRGYVLENGAIALSGTGAELLDSPHVRRAYLGH
- a CDS encoding 2,4'-dihydroxyacetophenone dioxygenase family protein → MHTEVKPDEQVIAYQLQQVPYMSKDLVHGGVMTAWLEDDKLWVPATETVSFKPLILNASQGYYVNLLRVRGSGVVSRHRHSGAVHAMVLKGRWYYLEHDWVAEQGGYAFEPAGETHTLFVPEDVPEMITWFHVTGGYTYVDPQGVAQGYEDVFTKIEAARRHYASIGLPADYIESIIR